The segment TATAGTTTGCCAGTAGTTGCAATGCTTTCGTTAAAGAGATCCCAGCTTCTAGGAGCAGTGCCATCTGTTCTGTAAAGAAATGTCGCTCCTGCCAACGCAGCTCCAATCGTTCTAAAGTTTGCATACCTCACTCCCTATCATCCCAAGCAAGCATCGTTAAGCTTAGTGAAGTGGAGAAATTTTCGGGAAGCGATAAGGAGAGACACTGATAAATAACAGACAAGAAAAAAGCTCTAGTATCTCTACTAGAGCTTCTCTTTGTATGGTACCGACGCCCAGATTTGAACTGGGACGCAGTTACGCACTACCACCTCAAGGTAGCGTGTCTACCAATTCCACCACGCCGGCATTACTCAATCAACTTTTTTAACTGCTTGCTGAATTGAGGAAAACAATATTACAACTCTTCCAACAATAAAACAAGCAGGTGAGAAAAAATAGCGCAAAATATTTTAAATTGCCAGGATTTACCACTGCATATCTCTCAATCATGCGCCGGCAGATAGCAATCTTTAATCACTAAAATTACCATAAAGCTGTTGTAATAAAACAGGCTGAACGTTGCCGGTCCTCACTATCGCGTACTTCCGGAAATCACGCGCCGGCAAGTGGCAACTTCTAATATACCGGTAAACTAATCACTTCAATATTATTCCAAATGATAAATCCACATGGCATTGAAGATGCCAAACCGCGGGCATGCACCAGTAAAAAGAACGCAATGGTCGGCTCCCGCTGCTCAACAACTTCTCTTAAGCATAATTAATAATTAAGTAAAAAAGGTTGAATGAAAGATTGAATGAAAAAAACTGAACGCTGCCGGATCTTACTCTTGCATGCTTCCACAAATCACGCGCCGGCAGATAGCAATTTTTAATCCCTAAAATTGCTATAAAATTGTTGCAATAAAACAGGCTGAACGTTGCCGGTCCTCACTATCGCGTACTTCCGGAAATTGCGCGCCGGCAAGTGGCAACTTCTAAAATGCCGGTAAACTAATCGCTTCAATATTATTCCAAATGATAAATCCACTTGGCATTGAAGATGCCAATCGGCGGGCATGCAGAGGTAAAAAGAACGCAATGGTCATCTCCCGCTGCTCAACAACTTCTCTTAAGCATAATTAATAATTAATTAAAAAAGATTGAATGAAAAAAACTGAACGTTGCCGGATCTTACTCCTGCATGCTTCCACCAATCACGCGCCGGCAGATAGCAATTTTTAATCCCTAAAATTACCATAAAGCTGTTGCAATAAAACAGGCTGAACGTTGCCGGTCCTTGCTATCACGTACTTCCAGAAATTGTTCGCCGGCAAGTGGCAACTTCTAAAATGCCGGTAAACTAATCGCTTCAATATTATTCCAAATGATAAATCCACATGCATTGAAGATGCCAAACCGCGGGCATGCACCAGTAAAAAGAACGCAATGGTCATCTCCCGCTGCTCCAGAACCCTTCTTACCTTTTGAAATTAACCTTTTTAAAAACCGAAAATAAAAAATCCTAGATAGAATAATCTATCTAGGATCTTATGTTGGTACCGACGCCCAGATTTGAACTGGGACGCTGTTAGGCACTACCACCTCAAGGTAGCGTGTCTACCAATTCCACCACGCCGGCATAACTTTTAAAATCTGCTGCAGAGTTACTTCGTTACAGGCTCACTACCACCAATAACAGGAACTTCCTGAATCGGGAGTGAATCGATCACACTACTGCTAGCGCTAATCTTACCTGAATTAAACATCATTACAAGACTTGTAATGAAAAAAAGCGCAACCATCCATTTTGTAAGACGTGCGAGAAAGTTCGCTTTACCCGCTGCGCCAAATACTGTACCGGATGCACCCTGTCCGAAAGAAGCACCTATATTCGCGCCCTTACCTTGCTGTACAAGTACTAATGCAATAATAATAAGACATACTACAACATGAAGAACATAAATTAGATTTTCAAGCATCTTTCTTCTCTACCTTATCCTAAATTAGGCTAAAACAATCTTTGCAAACTCTTTAGCTTTTAACGATGCGCCTCCAACGAGAGCCCCATCAATATTCTCTTGTGCGAAGAGCGATTCTACATTTGATGCATTCACGCTACCGCCATAAACAACCCTTACGAGGTTCGATATTTTATCATCGTAACTTTTTAAAGTACAGAGAATAAAATTATGAACACTCTCCGCCTCTTCCGGCGTCGCTGTTTTACCTGTACCAATTGCCCAAACAGGCTCATATGCAATAATGGCCTCTTTAAAAGCATCAATACCAATAGCATCGATAACAGAGGTTAACTGCTGCTTAATCACCGCTTCTGTTCTGCCCGACTCACGCTCTTCTAACGTTTCACCTACACAGATAACAGGAATCAGACCTGCATCAACAACTGCTTTCATCTTCTTGGCAACATCTGCATCTGTCTCGCCATAGAGCGTTCTGCGCTCAGAGTGACCAATTAAGACATAACGGCAACCAAAATCTTCCACCATCGCAAGCGAAATCTCTCCAGTAAAAGCGCCTTTCGCTTCTGCCGAAACATTCTGAACACCTACTTTAATATTGCTGCCTTCAGTAATAGAAGCGACCTGCTGAATATAGATCGCAGGGGGGAATACCACCACTTCCGCATCAGCATCTTTTACAAGCTCCATCAGCTCATTGAGAAGCTCACGATTCTCCGCAAGTGATCCATTCATCTTCCAGTTACCGGCAACAAACTGCTTTTTACGATCCATCTAATTCTCCTTCAAGACTCGATAACAATAAAAATTTTCTAAATATTTTAATCATCTGGCGCCATTAATTGCTATAATCGTACCTTATTTTCTAGGAGCCTGCCTACTTTATAAAAGATTAATTCTGATTCATTCTTTCAGATTCATTCTTTACTCTCTTTATTGAAGATTTGATAGGTGGGTTAATAAAATTAACCGAATTCACATTGAGTATTAATTATGATCCCAAAACGTTTGAAGGCTTTTTTTTCCAGAGATCTCTCCATCGATCTTGGTACGGCAAACACTCTGATTTATATGCGCGGTCAAGGGATCGTGTTAAATGAACCTTCTGTTGTAGCCATTGAGCGCGATCTTAAAACGGGTCGTCCGCGTCTCTCAGCGGTCGGTCAAGAGGCAAAATTAATGCTTGGTAGAACACCTGATACGATCGAAACAACACGGCCCCTTAAAGATGGGGTTATTGCCGATCTTCCTAAAACTGAGATTATGCTGGAGAATTTTATCAATCAAGTTCTCAAGCGCAATATTCTTTTAGGTCGCCCTAATCCTCGCGTAATCGTCTGTGTTCCATCCGGTGCAACCCACGTTGAGCGCCGTGCCATTAAGGAAGCAGCTGAAAGTGCCGGAGCGCTTGAAGCACGCCTCATTCCTGAACCGATGGCAGCAGCCTTAGGTGCCGGCATTCCCGTGCATGAAGCAACTGGATCGATGGTTCTCGATATTGGTGGAGGAACCTCTGAAGTTGCTGTCATCTCCCTAACCGGTATTGTTTATGCTAACTCAGTTCGTATCGGTGGAGATACGTTTGATGAGGCCATTATCAACTATGTTCGCCGCAACTATGGGATGTTAATAGGTGAACCGACAGCAGAACGAATCAAAAAAGATATTGGAACGGCATTCCCCACTGCTGAGGTTCTTGAAACACAAGTACGTGGACGTAATTTAAGTGAGGGCTTACCTCGAACCTTCTCACTCACCTCAAATGAGATCTTAGAAGCCTTAATGGAACCGCTACAAGGAATTGTAAGTGCCGTACAATTAGCACTTGAATCAACACCGCCTGAACTTGCAGCTGATATCTCTGAAAGAGGCATCGTCATTACCGGTGGCGGCGCACTACTTCGTAATATTGATCAATTGATCTCTGAAGAGACAGGCTTAGATGCTCTGATCGCTGATGATCCTTTAACCTGTGTTGTTCGTGGTGGCGGAAAAGCCCTCGAACTTCAAGGGGTCTACGGCTACAATGCCTTTGGCTTAGAGTAGAATTTAATAAGCGATAAAACCCCTATCTTGAATCACTTCTCGGTAGGGGTTTCTCTATCATCCCGCCTTCATCGGCACCTCATCTTTTACCATTTTTTTGCAAAGTAGACGGGCTAATATTTTATGGATAAGCAAGATAAAGGGCAGGAACAATTTGAGTTCCAAAGCTTTGGCCTTAAAGGAAAGACGATTCTTTTCTGCTTGCTCTCGATCGCGCTGATGTTTCTCGATCATCGAACGAGCTATCTTCGCCTCCCTAAATATTATTTAGAAGAGATTATTCATCCGCTCTCACTTATTGCAGAAGCCCCCTATCGCGGTATTGAACGACTCAAACAGTGGTATACCGAAAAAGAGGAGCTTCTACAAAGAATCGCAACATTAGAAGAGAAAGAGCTCTATCTTGCTTACGAAACACAGCAGATGGCGGCATTAACTGCCGAAAATAGACGTCTTCGCCTACTGCTACAATCCTCCTCAAAGCTTGATCACTCCACCATTATTGCGCAACTGATCAATATTAACTCCGATCCCTATCGCCATATTGTGCTTCTCAATCGTGGTGCGAATCAAGGTGTAGAGGAGAATCTTCCCGTCTTAAATAATCTTGGAATTGTTGGGCAGACGGTCTCTGTCTCCCCCTCCTCGAGCAAAGTGATTCTCATTACCGATCCTCACCACTCGCTTCCGGTTGAGGTCAATCGTAATGGCATTCGAGGAATTGCTAATGGAAATGGAAAGCTCAATGAGATTGAGATCTCCAATATCGCTTTTGATGATGATGTGAAAGTGGGCGATCTTCTAGTGACATCAGGGTTAGATGAACGCTTTCCGCAAGGCTACCCTGTTGCGGTGATTAAGACAATTACCGTCGACTCGACAGGATACTTTGCTAAAATTATAGCAACCCCCACTGCAAAATTAGATCGGATTCGTGAGGTCTTAATCTTAACGCCGGGAGAGTATGATGACCTTCCTTAAACGATTGATTATCATTTTAATCACTTTTGGTATCTCTATCGTATTAGATACCATCTCAATGCCCAATTTTTTTGAGGCGATTCGCCCTAACTGGACCACAATGACGATGCTCTTTTGGGCCGTCAAGCTCCGAAAACACTTTGGTGTTGGTTCGGCATGGCTAATGGGATTGCTACTCGATATCTCTAAATCCTTTGTCTGGGGATTGCATGGTTTTACCTTTGCGCTCCTCTGTTATATTGTGAAGCGCTACTACCCTCGAATAAAGTCCTTTACATTACCGGAGCAGACGATTCTTATCCCCTTTCTCTTTGCTGCCCAATCACTCATTACAATCTGGGTGAATGGTATTTTAGGCAACTCAACCCCTAGTTTTACCCATTGGGTCATGCCCATTGTCGTCTCAAGTCTCTTCTGGCCTATTCTTAATATTCTTCTCAATGAGATCTGTGA is part of the Ignatzschineria indica genome and harbors:
- the secG gene encoding preprotein translocase subunit SecG, producing the protein MLENLIYVLHVVVCLIIIALVLVQQGKGANIGASFGQGASGTVFGAAGKANFLARLTKWMVALFFITSLVMMFNSGKISASSSVIDSLPIQEVPVIGGSEPVTK
- the tpiA gene encoding triose-phosphate isomerase — protein: MDRKKQFVAGNWKMNGSLAENRELLNELMELVKDADAEVVVFPPAIYIQQVASITEGSNIKVGVQNVSAEAKGAFTGEISLAMVEDFGCRYVLIGHSERRTLYGETDADVAKKMKAVVDAGLIPVICVGETLEERESGRTEAVIKQQLTSVIDAIGIDAFKEAIIAYEPVWAIGTGKTATPEEAESVHNFILCTLKSYDDKISNLVRVVYGGSVNASNVESLFAQENIDGALVGGASLKAKEFAKIVLA
- a CDS encoding rod shape-determining protein — protein: MIPKRLKAFFSRDLSIDLGTANTLIYMRGQGIVLNEPSVVAIERDLKTGRPRLSAVGQEAKLMLGRTPDTIETTRPLKDGVIADLPKTEIMLENFINQVLKRNILLGRPNPRVIVCVPSGATHVERRAIKEAAESAGALEARLIPEPMAAALGAGIPVHEATGSMVLDIGGGTSEVAVISLTGIVYANSVRIGGDTFDEAIINYVRRNYGMLIGEPTAERIKKDIGTAFPTAEVLETQVRGRNLSEGLPRTFSLTSNEILEALMEPLQGIVSAVQLALESTPPELAADISERGIVITGGGALLRNIDQLISEETGLDALIADDPLTCVVRGGGKALELQGVYGYNAFGLE
- the mreC gene encoding rod shape-determining protein MreC, which encodes MDKQDKGQEQFEFQSFGLKGKTILFCLLSIALMFLDHRTSYLRLPKYYLEEIIHPLSLIAEAPYRGIERLKQWYTEKEELLQRIATLEEKELYLAYETQQMAALTAENRRLRLLLQSSSKLDHSTIIAQLININSDPYRHIVLLNRGANQGVEENLPVLNNLGIVGQTVSVSPSSSKVILITDPHHSLPVEVNRNGIRGIANGNGKLNEIEISNIAFDDDVKVGDLLVTSGLDERFPQGYPVAVIKTITVDSTGYFAKIIATPTAKLDRIREVLILTPGEYDDLP
- the mreD gene encoding rod shape-determining protein MreD, which encodes MMTFLKRLIIILITFGISIVLDTISMPNFFEAIRPNWTTMTMLFWAVKLRKHFGVGSAWLMGLLLDISKSFVWGLHGFTFALLCYIVKRYYPRIKSFTLPEQTILIPFLFAAQSLITIWVNGILGNSTPSFTHWVMPIVVSSLFWPILNILLNEICEVFGINDK